The window GCAATTTCGTGGAGCCTCACATTGAAAGCCTCATGTCCCGAACAGAGGATGGCAAGGGTTTCGCAAGAACCATCGTTAAGTCGTTGGAGCCTCGGGAGTACGGAATAGACCTGACTGCCTACCTGTAGCTGTGCCATTGCTCCTCGCAGTTCTATCCCACCTATCTACCTTGCTCAAAGCAACAAACCTTCTGTTCGGCGAAACGATAAGAATACTGGGTAGGTCCTCCTTCGCCCGTCTTCGGTCAACTTCGTTGAGTTTGCCCACTTCGCCCTTCAGAGATCCCCGACTCCGCTCAATGTGGTTATGTGAGATAGTCATTCAGGGGATCCTTCGGGTTCCCTCCCCACGACTTCCCTCGGGATCAACTCTTTGTAACGAGCTCTCTCCGCTCCGCTCGCGACCTCTAACAAAGACTAAACACGATAAAAAATACCTTACCCTGTCTATCGTCAGTGTAGGTCTTTTTCAGCTTCGGAGGAGGCCGTGGAACGCCCGCTCGTGTAACGAGCCGGGCGGACAGGGCGCGCCCCTACATAGGCAAGCTGCGAGCCGATAGCTGACGACTGACATCTTCATTGGTCTTATGTCTCTTCAGATAGTATCGTTTCAAGCTTCTCGTACAATTGTTCCAGTTTTTCCCGCAGATCCTTGTCCTCATAGACCAGTTCCCTGATGAGCTGCTCATCCTTATAGGTTTCAGGATTGGACAGCATCGTTTCAATCTCAGCAACCCTGGCTTCCACAGTCTCTATCTCTTCTTCTACATGTCTGGCTTTCTTTTTCTTTTCATATACCTTCTGTCTTTCGATAGCCTCCCACCGCTTTTTCTCTCTTCTCTCAGCCCCCTTTGATCCTTTCTCCTTCGTACTTTGCACTTCGTACTTCTCCGGCTCCTCTTGTTTTGATTTCCACAAATAATCAGTGTAGTTGCCAAAATATGTCTTTACACGGCCCCCCTTGACAAGGAAGATCTTTTTCGCCAGGCGGTCTATCAGATACCTGTCGTGCGTGACGAGGACGAAAGCACCTGTGTATTGGGCGAGGGCCTGCTCAAATACTTCTTTACCTCTTTGATCGAGATGATTCGTGGGCTCGTCGAGTATTAGGAAATTCACAGAGGTGAGAAGTATCTTGGCAATAGCTAGCCTGCACTTCTCCCCTCCTGAGAGCACTCTCACCTTCTTGAAGACGTCGTCCCCGGAGAATAGAAACGCACCTAGCAGCCTCCTCAAATTCTGCGCAGGGTTATCCGGAGCTGCCGATTCAATCTCTTCGAGAACGGTCCTGTCGGGATCAAGCATGTCGGCAGTCTGCTGGGAGAAATATCGAACAACCACCTTGTGCCCCAGTTTTCTCTCTCCTGAAGATGGAGCCTCCGTGCCAGACATAATCCTGAGTAGGGTCGACTTACCAGCACCGTTCACGCCGACAACGGCTATTCTGTCACCTCTCTCAACAAGGATCTCCACATCTTCAAAGACCTTTTGTTCACCGTATGCTTTGGATACACTGATGAGTTCAAGAGCTCGCCTTGCGCATCTAGGGGCAGGAGGAAACTTGAAGTGGATGAGCCGTGTCTCCGGCAAGTGCTCAATTTTCTTCATCTTTTCAAGGATCTTCATCTTGCTTCTGGCCTGCGATGCCTTGCTTGCTTTGGCCTTGAATCTTTCAATAAACCTTTCGAGTTGCTCAATCCTTTCCTCTTGGTGCTTCAGGGCAGCCTGGATCCTTTCCTGCCTTTTGGCCTTTTCTCCCAGGTAGCTAGTGTAGTTCATCGGATACTGGGTGAGTTTGCCGGATTCCAGTTCCGCTGTCTTATCTGCAACCCTGTCCATGAAGTACCTGTCGTGCGAAACCACCACAACAGTCCCTTCAAAGGAGTCAAGATAACCCTCTAGCCAGGTCATCGATTCAAGGTCAAGGTGATTTGTAGGCTCGTCAAGAAGTAGAACATCAGGTCTCGATAATAGAATCTTTGCGAGGGCGATTCTCATCTGCCATCCGCCGCTAAAGCTTTCAGTCATCCTGTCCCATTCGTTTCTGGCAAACCCAAGGCCCGAGAGAACGGCTTCAGTCTGTGTCCTTATTTCATAGCCGCCTCTCTTCTCGAACTCATCCTGAAGATGACCATACTTCTCCAGCAGTCTCGAAGAATCCTCTGGCGCGGAAGACATACCCTCAAGTACCTTCTCCATCTGTTTCTGTTCTTCCCTGAGGTCTTCAACACTTTCAAAGACGGAGGCAGCCTCCCGGTAAAGGGTTCTGCCCCGGACTGCCACCTCCTCCTGAGGAAGGTAGCCAAACCTGGTGCCTTTGGTCAGGCTGGTACTGCCCTCATCGGGAATGAGCTGTCCAGACATGACTTTCAATATTGTTGTCTTCCCTGCCCCGTTCGGCCCAACCAGGCCAATCCTTTCCCCGTCTCCAATGTGCCAGGTCAAGTTCCTGAACAGGTATGTTCCCTGAAATGCTACACCTATGTTCTCCAGATAGACCATGTCTTTGTCCCAGAACTGAAACATAGGCTCCAGAGGAACGATTGTCAACCCCAGTTCGTGTGCTGTCTCGCATCTGAATCGTCTGGATTCCTACCCAGTGGGGAGAATAGGAACGATGGTGGGGAAAACTTCCCCGTGGTGAATCATCACTCCAAAGGAAAAACATCCAGCGATGGAAAACGCATCCTGTCACGTTCGGAGTGGAGACGAACACATCATTTAAGTAGTTGTCAAACACTCTGGAGTGTAAGGAACATAGACCTAACCTTGTCCATTCTTCCAGGTCATATTGCAGCAATTCATGTGGAACGAAACGCGCCATGTGAGACGAGAAGTTACATCACGAAATTGCACAAGTCTAGTTTGGTGGACCAATCGGAAATCCACTGCCATGAGGCGGTTTGACCACGTTCACTTCAGGCCACGTTGCAAAACGCGACGTGTGGCCACGCAGAATGACGCTTTTTGCATGAGACGGCAAACACACATGAATTGAGCCAGACGCACAAGCTCTTTTGTTATAGGAAGTTAGCCTTCGCGCAGATTCTTGAGCACAACGGCAAGGAATATGCACGAAAGTTTTAATGAAAGAGAGATGCCGCCCTGAATTGAGATTCGTCGAACGGATCAGGGGTGAGATAAGGTGGCGGATTCCGCAAATGTAATGACAACTCTAGAGGTCGAAGAGGAAAAGGTAGAGGCCCTAGAGCTCGACACGGCCGAGAAGCTACTTCTGAGCCTCTCCAGGGCCATTACCAACATGAGATTTTACCTTCCAAATAGTCCTCTGGTACGAAGTTCAAAGATAGAATTCTACGAAGAAATGACCGATTTTCTCAAACGCTGGGACAGGATGTCTTTCGAAGTCACAGATGAAGCATTAACATATAAAGGAAACCCAGTCTATCAAATTGATGAGAAGGCAAACAGCTTTGCCTTCATCTTCTACAGGGATGGAGTTCGTCGAATCACGTTTCACGAAGGTCTGTCTTCCGAGGAAGTGAACACTTTCCTTGACATAATCTGTGAGGCAGTCAAGTCCTCAGAAGAAGAAGCAGACATTGTCAGTTTGTTGTGGAGTGGCA is drawn from candidate division TA06 bacterium and contains these coding sequences:
- a CDS encoding ABC transporter ATP-binding protein — protein: MFQFWDKDMVYLENIGVAFQGTYLFRNLTWHIGDGERIGLVGPNGAGKTTILKVMSGQLIPDEGSTSLTKGTRFGYLPQEEVAVRGRTLYREAASVFESVEDLREEQKQMEKVLEGMSSAPEDSSRLLEKYGHLQDEFEKRGGYEIRTQTEAVLSGLGFARNEWDRMTESFSGGWQMRIALAKILLSRPDVLLLDEPTNHLDLESMTWLEGYLDSFEGTVVVVSHDRYFMDRVADKTAELESGKLTQYPMNYTSYLGEKAKRQERIQAALKHQEERIEQLERFIERFKAKASKASQARSKMKILEKMKKIEHLPETRLIHFKFPPAPRCARRALELISVSKAYGEQKVFEDVEILVERGDRIAVVGVNGAGKSTLLRIMSGTEAPSSGERKLGHKVVVRYFSQQTADMLDPDRTVLEEIESAAPDNPAQNLRRLLGAFLFSGDDVFKKVRVLSGGEKCRLAIAKILLTSVNFLILDEPTNHLDQRGKEVFEQALAQYTGAFVLVTHDRYLIDRLAKKIFLVKGGRVKTYFGNYTDYLWKSKQEEPEKYEVQSTKEKGSKGAERREKKRWEAIERQKVYEKKKKARHVEEEIETVEARVAEIETMLSNPETYKDEQLIRELVYEDKDLREKLEQLYEKLETILSEET